From the genome of Pseudomonas migulae:
TTGCCGACAGCGAAGCCGCGATGCGCATCAGCCGTGAAGAGATCTTTGGCCCGGTGGCCAACGTGGTTCGTGTGGCCGATTACGACGCTGCGCTGGCCATGGCCAACGACACCGAGTTCGGTTTGTCGGCAGGCATCGCCACCACGTCGCTGAAGTACGCCAACCACTTCAAGCGTCATTCCCAGGCCGGGATGGTGATGGTCAACCTGCCGACCGCCGGCGTGGATTACCACGTTCCGTTCGGTGGGCGTAAAGGCTCATCCTATGGTTCCCGCGAACAAGGTCGCTATGCGCAAGAGTTCTACACAGTCGTAAAAACGTCGTACATCGGTTCCTGACGCACCGCTATACCTGTGGGAGCTGGCTTGCCGGCGATAGCATCACCGCAAAGTGACTGACACTGCGCGGTGCCTGCATCGCGGACAAGCCCGGCTCCCACAGGAAATCAGCGCCTACAGAACATTGTTATTACCCGCATAAAAATAATCAGTGGGAGTACATCTACATGCAATCGACTCAGAAGCCGACTCACGTCCGCTATTTGATCCTGCTCATGCTTTTCCTCGTGACCACGATCAACTACGCCGACCGGGCTACCATCGCCATCGCCGGCTCCAGCCTGCAAAAAGACCTCGGCATCGACGCGGTCACCCTCGGTTACATCTTCTCTGCATTCGGTTGGGCCTACGTGGCCGGGCAAATTCCCGGTGGCTGGCTGCTGGACCGTTTCGGCTCGAAAAAAATCTACGCGCTGAGCATTTTCACCTGGTCATTGTTCACCGTGCTGCAGGGCTATGTCGGCGAGTTCGGCATGTCCACGGCGGTGGTTGCGCTGTTCATGCTGCGCTTCCTGGTAGGCCTGGCCGAAGCGCCATCCTTCCCCGGTAACGCACGCATCGTTGCGGCCTGGTTCCCGACCGCTGAACGTGGCACCGCTTCGGCGATCTTCAACTCGGCGCAATACTTCGCCACCGTGTTGTTCGCGCCGCTGATGGGCTGGATCGTCTACAGCTTCGGCTGGCAGCACGTGTTCATCGTCATGGGTGTGATCGGCATCATCTTCTCGGGCATCTGGCTGAAGGTGATCTACAGCCCGCGTCAGCACCCGATGATCAACGACGCCGAGTTCAAGCACATCGCCGACAACGGCGGCATGGTCGATATGGACCAGGACAAAGGCAAAGGCAAAAAAGGCGACGGTCCGAAGTGGGACTACATCCGCCAACTGCTGACCAACCGCATGATGCTCGGTGTGTATCTGGGCCAGTACTGCATCAACGGCATCACCTACTTCTTCCTGACCTGGTTCCCGGTATACCTGGTGCAAGAGCGCGGGATGACCATCCTCAAGGCCGGTTTCATCGCCTCGTTGCCGGCGATCTGCGGTTTCATCGGTGGCGTGCTCGGCGGGGTGATTTCCGATTACCTGCTGCGTAAGGGCCATTCCCTGACTTTCGCCCGCAAGGCGCCGATCATTGCCGGTTTGCTGGTTTCCAGCAGCATCGTGGCCTGCAATTATGTCGATGTTGAATGGATGGTCGTGGGCTTCATGGCCCTGGCATTCTTCGGCAAAGGCGTGGGTGCGCTGGGTTGGGCCGTGGTGTCCGACACGTCGCCGAAACAGATCGCCGGTCTGAGCGGTGGTCTGTTCAACACCTTCGGCAACATCGCTTCGATCACCACGCCAATCGTGATCGGCTACATCATCAGCTCTACAGGCTCGTTCAAATGGGCGCTGGTGTTTGTCGGCTGCAACGCACTGGTTGCCGTGTTCAGCTACCTGGTGATCGTGGGTCCGATCAAGCGTGTGGTACTTAAAGAGCCGCCCGTCAGCGGTCCTGAAACCAATAATAAATTGTCACAAGCGCATTCCTGAGGAGCGGCGTCATGCAGTTGATTGAACATTCCGACTCGCCGCGTTACATCCGCCTGCACGAACGGGACAACGTCGTGATCGTGGTCAACGATCAGGGCGTACCGGCAGGCACCGAGTTTCCCGATGGCCTGGTCACCGTGGACTTCGTGCCACAGAGCCACAAGGTCACCCTCGAAGACATCCCCGAGGGCGGCCAGGTGATTCGTTACGGCCAGACCATCGGCTACGCGTTGCAGCCGATTCCGCGCGGCAGCTGGGTCAAGGAAGATCAACTGCGCATGCCCACCGCGCCACCGCTGGACAGCTTGCCGCTGTCCACCGATGTGCCGGCGGCGCAGGCACCGCTGGAAGGCTTCACGTTCGAGGGTTATCGCAACGCCGACGGCACCGTCGGCACGCGCAACATTCTCGGGATTACGACCACGGTCCAGTGCGTCACCGGGGTGCTCGATCATGCGGTCAAGCGCATCAAGGATGAATTGCTGCCCAAGTACCCGAACGTCGATGACGTGGTGGCACTGACCCACAGCTACGGCTGCGGCGTGGCGATTACCGCCACCGACGCGTACATCCCGATTCGCACCGTGCGCAATCTGGCGCGCAACCCGAACCTGGGTGGCGAGGCGCTGGTGATCAGCCTGGGCTGCGAGAAATTGCAGGCCGGGCA
Proteins encoded in this window:
- a CDS encoding MFS transporter, whose translation is MQSTQKPTHVRYLILLMLFLVTTINYADRATIAIAGSSLQKDLGIDAVTLGYIFSAFGWAYVAGQIPGGWLLDRFGSKKIYALSIFTWSLFTVLQGYVGEFGMSTAVVALFMLRFLVGLAEAPSFPGNARIVAAWFPTAERGTASAIFNSAQYFATVLFAPLMGWIVYSFGWQHVFIVMGVIGIIFSGIWLKVIYSPRQHPMINDAEFKHIADNGGMVDMDQDKGKGKKGDGPKWDYIRQLLTNRMMLGVYLGQYCINGITYFFLTWFPVYLVQERGMTILKAGFIASLPAICGFIGGVLGGVISDYLLRKGHSLTFARKAPIIAGLLVSSSIVACNYVDVEWMVVGFMALAFFGKGVGALGWAVVSDTSPKQIAGLSGGLFNTFGNIASITTPIVIGYIISSTGSFKWALVFVGCNALVAVFSYLVIVGPIKRVVLKEPPVSGPETNNKLSQAHS